One genomic window of Niveibacterium sp. SC-1 includes the following:
- a CDS encoding AMP-binding protein, which yields MAFWDLAHADVALVEDGAAGRRALYYDELAVAADTIGRALPSSGDGKSLGFLLFRSTLDCVAAYLAALRSGHALALLTPHQAPGALEALVARYRPEWIAGGEVPPLEGYQGPMSVAAPQIVVRHDASPAAAIHPDTALLLSTSGSTGSPKMVRLSYRALDANAKAIAEYLGLNTRERAITTMPLSYSYGLSVLNSHLHAGARTLLTEAPILGRPFWDFFAAEKASSLAGVPYIYQMLQRLRPARMDLPSLRMLTQAGGHLAEPIKREFAQLAAERGWRFFAMYGQTEASARIAYVPSEKALEKLGAIGITIPGGTLSIDPGNGELCYRGDNVMMGYAESREDLAQGDTLAGMLRTGDLARQDEDGYFYITGRLKRIAKVFGNRVSLDEVEQLLEARLGLDAAALDAGDRLLIVSERDAHEDIVALLRAQLDLHPSGFQTRCVPSLPRLPSGKKDYAGLLAKLAVKT from the coding sequence ATGGCTTTCTGGGATCTCGCCCACGCCGACGTAGCCCTGGTCGAAGACGGCGCGGCAGGACGACGCGCGCTCTATTACGACGAACTGGCCGTCGCGGCCGATACCATCGGGCGCGCGTTGCCATCGTCCGGTGATGGCAAGTCGCTCGGCTTCCTGCTTTTCCGCAGCACCCTGGATTGCGTGGCCGCCTATCTGGCCGCGCTGCGCTCCGGCCACGCCCTGGCCCTGCTCACACCGCATCAGGCGCCGGGCGCACTCGAGGCACTGGTCGCGCGGTATCGACCGGAGTGGATCGCGGGCGGAGAGGTCCCGCCCTTGGAGGGCTATCAAGGTCCGATGAGCGTAGCGGCGCCGCAGATCGTCGTCCGACACGACGCATCGCCGGCTGCGGCCATCCACCCGGACACCGCGCTGCTTCTGAGTACCTCTGGCTCCACCGGCAGCCCGAAGATGGTCCGCCTCTCGTATCGCGCGCTCGACGCCAACGCGAAGGCGATTGCCGAGTATCTCGGCCTGAATACGCGGGAACGGGCGATCACGACGATGCCGCTCAGCTATTCGTACGGGCTTTCCGTGCTGAACAGCCACCTGCACGCCGGCGCACGCACGCTGCTCACCGAGGCGCCGATCCTAGGGCGCCCGTTCTGGGATTTCTTCGCCGCCGAAAAGGCCAGTTCGCTGGCCGGCGTGCCCTATATCTATCAGATGCTGCAGCGCTTGCGACCCGCACGCATGGATCTGCCCTCGCTGCGGATGTTGACCCAAGCCGGGGGCCATCTCGCCGAACCGATCAAGCGCGAGTTCGCACAGCTCGCGGCCGAACGCGGCTGGCGCTTCTTCGCCATGTATGGCCAGACGGAAGCCTCCGCGCGCATCGCTTACGTACCGAGCGAGAAGGCGCTGGAAAAGCTCGGTGCGATCGGCATCACGATTCCCGGAGGTACGCTTAGCATCGACCCCGGAAACGGAGAACTCTGCTATCGCGGCGACAACGTGATGATGGGTTACGCCGAGTCGCGCGAGGATCTGGCCCAAGGCGATACGCTCGCCGGAATGCTGCGCACGGGCGACCTCGCGCGCCAGGACGAGGACGGCTACTTCTATATCACGGGTCGGCTAAAACGGATCGCCAAGGTCTTCGGCAATCGCGTCAGCTTGGATGAAGTGGAACAACTGCTGGAGGCCAGGCTTGGGCTAGACGCGGCCGCCCTGGATGCGGGCGATCGCCTCCTCATTGTGAGCGAGCGCGATGCGCACGAAGACATCGTCGCACTTCTGCGGGCCCAACTCGACCTGCATCCGAGCGGATTCCAGACGCGTTGCGTTCCGTCCCTGCCGCGCCTACCCTCCGGCAAGAAGGACTACGCGGGGCTGCTGGCAAAACTGGCAGTGAAGACTTGA
- a CDS encoding SDR family NAD(P)-dependent oxidoreductase, whose translation MNTPAAPTQLLEGKVALITGANRGIGEAIARLFARHGAQLLLGGRRQEALEAVARGIVEEGGKEPVILAFDVTDPNAVRDAFQRVFKEHRRLDVLVNNAGVLGDALIGMVTEAQIQDTFAVNVFGVIHCAQYAARLMARSGGGSIVNLSSIIGTHGNRGQSVYGGSKAAVIGITQSLAKELAPQNIRCNAIAPGFIDTDMTRTLAPEIHAERMRSIAMGRIGTPTDIANTALFLASDLSAYVTGQVIGVDGGMLI comes from the coding sequence ATGAATACCCCTGCCGCCCCGACGCAGCTCCTCGAAGGCAAAGTCGCGCTGATCACCGGCGCCAACCGCGGCATCGGCGAAGCCATCGCCCGGCTTTTCGCCCGGCACGGTGCCCAGTTGCTGCTCGGCGGACGGCGTCAGGAGGCGCTTGAAGCGGTCGCGCGGGGCATCGTCGAGGAAGGCGGCAAGGAGCCGGTCATCCTCGCCTTCGATGTCACCGATCCGAACGCAGTGCGCGACGCGTTTCAGCGCGTGTTCAAGGAGCATCGCCGACTCGACGTGCTGGTGAATAACGCAGGCGTGCTCGGTGATGCGCTGATCGGCATGGTGACCGAGGCCCAGATCCAGGACACTTTCGCAGTCAATGTCTTCGGCGTCATCCATTGTGCGCAGTACGCGGCTCGACTCATGGCGCGCTCGGGCGGCGGCAGCATCGTGAACCTGAGCTCGATCATCGGCACCCACGGCAATCGCGGCCAGAGTGTGTATGGCGGCAGCAAGGCCGCGGTGATCGGGATCACGCAATCGCTCGCCAAGGAACTCGCGCCGCAGAACATCCGCTGCAACGCGATCGCGCCCGGCTTCATTGACACCGACATGACCCGCACACTGGCGCCGGAGATCCACGCCGAGCGTATGCGGTCGATCGCGATGGGTCGTATCGGTACGCCGACCGACATCGCCAATACCGCGCTATTCCTTGCGTCTGACCTCTCCGCCTACGTGACCGGGCAAGTCATCGGGGTGGATGGCGGCATGCTGATCTGA
- a CDS encoding flagellin translates to MAMVINSNIQSLNAQRNLSTSQNSLNTSLQRLSSGLRINSAKDDAAGLAISQRMTSQIKGLNQAVRNANDGISLAQTGEGALSSAGDILQRVRELAVQSSNASNSASDREALQNEVSQLTQELDRISTTTEFNGKKLFDGTFGTAQFQVGANAGQTITASTSNLRTTTYGNNQLQGSGSASHVGAGTGTVSTVAAGTITVNGYIGSADVAVSAGDSAKDIAASANAQTNKTGVTATARNDVGLSFSASGAYVLKVTGENSTAETVSFTLSASNTADGLSSAVTAFNDKAAKTGITASLSSDGTKVVLTSATGEDIHLTDTTTGNAGDVTVQGQSTDNTGTVQNYGAAVTLTGGTNTTADDAFVTGQVTFDSQKSYSVSENASNVVNADANAHASSLNKVSDLDISTFEGAQQALKTVDSALALINGQRAQFGALQSRFEATVTNLNTTSENLSASRSRIMDADFASETANLTKSQILQQAGTAMLAQANQIPQGVLSLLR, encoded by the coding sequence ATGGCTATGGTTATCAACAGCAATATTCAGTCCCTGAATGCGCAGCGCAACCTTTCGACTTCGCAGAATTCGCTGAATACCTCCCTGCAGCGCCTCTCCTCTGGCCTGCGTATCAACAGCGCCAAGGACGACGCAGCCGGTCTCGCGATCTCGCAACGTATGACGTCGCAGATCAAGGGTCTTAACCAAGCCGTGCGCAACGCCAACGACGGCATCTCGCTGGCTCAAACCGGTGAAGGCGCACTGTCTTCCGCCGGCGACATCCTGCAACGTGTCCGCGAACTGGCCGTCCAATCCTCGAACGCCAGCAACTCCGCTAGCGACCGTGAAGCGCTGCAGAACGAAGTCTCGCAGCTGACCCAAGAACTGGATCGCATTTCGACCACGACCGAGTTCAACGGCAAGAAGCTGTTCGACGGCACCTTCGGCACCGCCCAGTTCCAGGTGGGCGCCAATGCCGGCCAGACCATTACCGCCAGCACCAGCAACCTGCGCACCACCACTTACGGCAACAACCAACTCCAAGGCTCGGGCAGCGCCTCGCACGTCGGCGCCGGCACCGGCACTGTAAGCACAGTTGCGGCGGGCACCATCACGGTGAACGGCTACATCGGCTCGGCTGACGTTGCGGTGAGCGCCGGTGACAGCGCCAAAGACATCGCGGCCTCGGCGAATGCGCAGACCAACAAGACCGGCGTGACCGCCACCGCCCGCAACGACGTTGGCCTGAGTTTCTCCGCTTCCGGCGCGTATGTGCTCAAGGTCACCGGCGAAAACAGTACCGCCGAAACCGTGTCCTTCACGCTGTCCGCCAGCAACACTGCCGACGGCCTCTCGTCCGCAGTAACTGCATTCAACGACAAAGCCGCCAAGACCGGTATCACAGCCTCGCTGTCCTCCGACGGCACCAAGGTCGTGCTGACCAGCGCCACCGGGGAAGACATCCATCTAACTGACACAACTACTGGAAACGCAGGCGATGTGACGGTCCAGGGTCAATCCACCGACAACACCGGCACAGTTCAGAATTACGGCGCTGCCGTGACGCTCACCGGTGGTACCAACACAACGGCCGACGACGCCTTTGTGACCGGCCAGGTGACCTTCGACTCACAGAAGTCGTACTCGGTTTCGGAAAACGCCTCGAACGTGGTCAACGCTGACGCAAACGCGCACGCTTCGAGCCTGAACAAAGTGTCGGATCTCGACATCAGCACCTTCGAAGGCGCGCAGCAAGCGCTCAAGACTGTGGATTCGGCTCTGGCGCTCATCAACGGTCAGCGTGCCCAATTCGGCGCCCTGCAGTCGCGCTTCGAAGCGACGGTGACGAACCTGAACACCACTTCGGAAAACCTCTCTGCTTCGCGTAGCCGGATCATGGATGCCGACTTCGCCTCGGAAACCGCGAACCTCACGAAGTCTCAGATCCTGCAACAAGCTGGCACGGCAATGCTCGCGCAAGCCAACCAGATCCCGCAGGGTGTCCTGAGCCTCCTGCGCTAA
- a CDS encoding acyl carrier protein: MKQVFAEALVIPVAKVEDGLRFNTIPEWDSVAHMALVAAIENGFDIMLDTNDVIDMSSFAKAKEILAKYVS, from the coding sequence TTGAAACAAGTATTCGCCGAGGCGCTGGTGATCCCGGTCGCGAAGGTCGAGGACGGCCTGCGCTTCAACACCATCCCGGAGTGGGATTCGGTGGCGCACATGGCGCTGGTGGCGGCGATCGAGAACGGCTTCGACATCATGCTCGACACCAACGATGTGATCGACATGTCCTCCTTCGCTAAGGCCAAGGAGATCCTGGCGAAATACGTGAGCTGA
- a CDS encoding acyl-protein synthetase: MTIALEELLLDGPFALDSVGKSRRLVPRLLDLTRHHHAACESYERIIDRLHADWSQATTREDLPYLPVGVFKHLLLASVPPEEIVRELRSSGTSGAASRIVLDRATAGLQTRALAKIVADFIGIERRPMLVVDQANLLRGATSLNARAAAVLGFSNFGRQHTYALSPDLALDTEAVSQFAERFRETPVLLFGFTFIIWQYLVLACRREGRKFEFAPGSVLIHGGGWKRMLDIQVDNAAFKTGIAETLGIHQVHNYYGMAEQVGTIFMECAHGRLHTTDYSDVVVRDPLSLAPQPDGATGLLQVLSELPRSYPGHSLLTEDVGAVTGEDDCLCGRKGRTLRVDGRLPRTELRGCSDTRVL, encoded by the coding sequence ATGACCATCGCGCTGGAAGAACTGCTTCTCGACGGACCCTTCGCGCTGGACAGCGTGGGCAAATCGCGCCGCCTTGTTCCGCGGCTGCTGGATCTGACGCGTCACCACCACGCTGCCTGCGAGTCTTACGAACGCATCATCGACCGCCTGCATGCCGACTGGTCGCAAGCCACGACGCGCGAGGATCTGCCTTATCTGCCGGTGGGCGTGTTCAAGCATCTGCTGCTCGCCAGCGTTCCGCCCGAGGAGATCGTCCGCGAGCTGCGCTCCTCGGGTACCTCAGGCGCCGCATCACGCATCGTGCTGGACCGTGCCACCGCTGGCCTGCAGACACGCGCGCTGGCGAAGATCGTGGCCGACTTCATCGGCATTGAGCGCCGGCCAATGCTGGTCGTGGATCAGGCGAATCTTCTGCGTGGCGCGACCTCACTCAACGCACGCGCTGCAGCGGTGCTGGGTTTCTCCAACTTCGGTCGCCAACACACCTATGCACTGTCGCCCGATCTCGCGCTCGATACCGAGGCGGTGAGCCAGTTCGCGGAGCGCTTCCGCGAGACACCGGTGCTGCTCTTCGGCTTCACCTTCATCATCTGGCAGTATTTGGTGCTCGCCTGCCGTCGCGAAGGGCGAAAGTTCGAGTTCGCGCCTGGCAGCGTGCTGATCCACGGAGGCGGTTGGAAGCGGATGTTGGACATCCAGGTCGACAACGCAGCCTTCAAGACCGGCATCGCCGAGACGCTGGGCATTCATCAGGTGCACAACTACTACGGCATGGCCGAGCAGGTAGGGACCATCTTCATGGAGTGCGCACATGGCCGGCTGCACACCACCGACTACTCGGACGTCGTCGTGCGCGATCCGTTGAGCCTCGCACCACAGCCCGACGGCGCCACGGGGTTGCTGCAGGTACTGAGCGAACTCCCGCGCAGCTACCCAGGCCACAGCCTGCTGACCGAAGACGTCGGCGCGGTGACCGGCGAAGACGACTGCCTCTGCGGCCGCAAAGGCCGCACGCTGCGCGTCGATGGCCGTCTGCCACGCACAGAGCTGCGCGGCTGCAGCGATACCCGGGTGCTGTGA
- the fliD gene encoding flagellar filament capping protein FliD: MGITSSVGLATGLNVDDIVSKLMSAEQQPAVLLQQKSTKLSTQLSAFGQIKSVMSSLQDATTALGSADKYAAMSARVSDSSALSATSSTSALAGSYNVKVLNLAQGQRVASNSGVASSVAAGTLTIQLGTYSTDSNNVTTFSAASTAATPINFTGSTLTELRDSINAAKTGVTASIVNDGTSDRLVLASDGVGGATGFQISGTDGLSGLSYDASTAASSNSFSSLQSAQDSKIEVQGLTITRSSNTVENAIPGVTLNLTAKTTTDPVVVTVSKDNSQATTAVQNLVKAYNGMISTMNAMTSYNKDSNQASVLTGDASIASMRNLARGALTQSVKLSDGSSMRFSDMGVTLQKDGTLAVDTTKLNKALTEQPARVAEFLAGNSSTTGLSKLASKTLDSINGTNGSLAGKTKGLQSSIDSIGKQLDSWNTRLTAIEARYRAQFTALETTISSMQSTQTYLTQQLAALPGFSS, from the coding sequence ATGGGTATTACTTCTTCCGTCGGACTCGCCACGGGTCTGAACGTCGACGACATCGTCAGCAAGCTGATGTCGGCAGAGCAGCAGCCCGCTGTCCTGCTGCAGCAGAAGAGCACCAAGCTTTCCACGCAATTGTCGGCCTTCGGCCAGATCAAGAGCGTGATGTCCTCGCTGCAGGACGCGACCACGGCGCTGGGCTCAGCGGACAAATATGCCGCCATGTCGGCAAGGGTTTCCGACAGCTCGGCACTTTCTGCCACCTCCAGTACCAGCGCACTGGCCGGCAGCTACAACGTCAAGGTACTGAATCTTGCCCAGGGGCAACGCGTTGCCTCGAACTCCGGCGTTGCGTCCAGTGTCGCCGCGGGCACGCTCACCATCCAGCTGGGGACCTACAGTACCGACAGCAACAACGTCACCACTTTCAGTGCGGCTTCGACTGCTGCGACGCCAATCAACTTCACGGGCTCCACGCTCACGGAACTTCGCGACAGCATCAATGCAGCCAAGACCGGTGTGACCGCGAGCATCGTGAACGACGGCACGAGCGATCGTCTCGTCCTCGCCAGCGACGGCGTAGGTGGGGCCACAGGTTTCCAGATCAGCGGTACGGACGGGCTTTCCGGGCTCTCTTACGACGCCTCGACGGCCGCTAGCAGCAACAGTTTCAGCAGCCTGCAAAGTGCGCAGGATTCGAAGATCGAGGTCCAGGGCCTGACGATCACGCGTTCCTCGAACACGGTCGAAAATGCTATCCCGGGCGTCACGCTGAACCTGACTGCCAAGACGACTACCGATCCGGTCGTCGTGACCGTCTCCAAGGACAACTCGCAAGCGACCACCGCTGTCCAGAACCTGGTCAAGGCCTACAACGGCATGATCAGCACGATGAATGCGATGACGTCCTACAACAAGGACAGCAACCAGGCTTCCGTGCTCACCGGTGACGCCAGCATCGCCAGCATGCGCAACCTCGCGCGCGGTGCTTTGACCCAGTCGGTCAAGCTCAGCGACGGGAGCTCCATGCGGTTTTCCGACATGGGGGTGACGCTGCAGAAGGACGGCACGCTGGCAGTCGACACCACCAAGCTGAACAAGGCGCTGACTGAACAGCCCGCGCGTGTGGCGGAGTTCTTGGCCGGCAACAGCTCGACCACTGGCTTGAGCAAGCTTGCCTCCAAGACGCTCGATTCGATTAACGGAACAAACGGCTCACTCGCCGGCAAGACCAAGGGACTGCAGAGCTCGATCGACAGCATCGGCAAGCAGCTCGATAGCTGGAACACGCGGCTCACCGCCATCGAAGCGCGCTATCGCGCCCAGTTCACGGCGCTCGAGACGACGATCTCGAGCATGCAGTCGACGCAGACCTATCTGACACAACAGCTCGCAGCCCTTCCGGGCTTCTCGAGCTGA
- a CDS encoding flagellar protein FliT, protein MNSSLTLYEKMSEISARMAEAAQANDWDQLGQLESQVAAMRNELMTRDWQAPRTNAVLSEDERRRKAELIKRILADDREVRRHTEPWMEDVRKLLGGNSRGRAMRVAYGAIAD, encoded by the coding sequence ATGAACAGCTCCCTGACCCTCTACGAAAAGATGAGCGAGATCTCCGCCCGCATGGCGGAGGCCGCCCAAGCCAATGATTGGGATCAGCTCGGGCAACTCGAGTCCCAGGTTGCAGCCATGCGCAACGAACTGATGACTCGTGACTGGCAAGCGCCGCGTACCAACGCAGTTCTCTCGGAAGACGAGCGCCGCCGCAAGGCCGAACTCATCAAGCGTATCCTCGCCGATGACCGCGAAGTGCGCCGCCACACTGAACCGTGGATGGAGGACGTGCGCAAGCTGCTTGGTGGCAACAGCCGTGGCCGTGCCATGCGAGTCGCCTACGGCGCGATCGCCGACTAA
- a CDS encoding acyl-CoA reductase — protein sequence MELLLPDSGDAQAQIERLRNATLKPFDADILAFFGDFSQRVLADTGLRQYPELVALGYWFRPAAVARLRERHVHLAEGGVLRPRGVALHYAPSNVDSVFVYSWFLSLACGNRNIIRLSARSAGARRAALFDLLTALLQDPRHARIAAATAVVSFAHDDTQNAALACDCHLRVTWGGDAAVNALRRVALPPLATELVFPNRESWALLDASTVLAADETTFEAHLRGFYNDAFWFAQQACSSPRALAWVGTQETVRRAQLRFWDGLRAYLHRRGEFSDASELANRLVATHVAAAAVPAQSLEGSLADWPLRISSDALDPLQREQHCGYGLFYEVQRDSLAECVALFAPQDQTVAYWGFSRETLIDWAQSLGDRCVDRVVPLGKALQFSDRWDGQDLLQSFSRLVSID from the coding sequence ATGGAACTCTTGCTGCCCGACTCCGGAGACGCGCAAGCCCAGATCGAACGGCTTCGCAACGCCACGCTGAAGCCCTTCGATGCGGACATCCTCGCCTTTTTCGGCGACTTCTCTCAGCGCGTGCTCGCTGACACCGGGCTGCGTCAGTACCCCGAGCTCGTCGCCCTGGGCTACTGGTTCAGGCCGGCTGCCGTCGCGCGGCTGCGCGAACGCCATGTCCATCTTGCCGAAGGTGGTGTGCTGCGGCCACGCGGCGTGGCTCTGCACTACGCGCCCTCCAATGTGGACTCAGTGTTCGTCTATTCCTGGTTTCTGTCGCTCGCCTGCGGCAATCGCAACATCATCCGACTGTCGGCGCGTTCGGCGGGCGCACGCAGGGCTGCCCTATTCGATTTGCTGACCGCGCTCTTGCAGGATCCGCGACATGCGCGCATCGCTGCGGCCACCGCCGTGGTGAGTTTTGCTCACGACGATACGCAGAATGCGGCGCTCGCATGCGACTGCCATCTGCGCGTAACTTGGGGCGGCGACGCCGCGGTCAACGCCTTGCGTCGCGTCGCCTTGCCGCCGCTGGCAACCGAACTCGTTTTTCCCAACCGCGAATCCTGGGCTTTGCTGGATGCCTCGACGGTACTCGCCGCCGACGAGACGACATTCGAAGCGCACCTGCGTGGCTTCTACAACGACGCATTCTGGTTTGCCCAGCAAGCGTGCTCTTCACCACGCGCGCTGGCTTGGGTCGGTACGCAGGAGACAGTGCGGCGCGCGCAACTACGCTTCTGGGACGGGCTGAGGGCGTACCTGCACCGGCGCGGGGAGTTCAGCGACGCGAGCGAACTTGCAAACCGCCTGGTCGCTACCCATGTCGCGGCGGCCGCGGTACCGGCACAGTCGCTAGAAGGCAGTCTCGCCGACTGGCCCTTGAGGATCTCCAGCGACGCGCTCGATCCCTTGCAGCGCGAGCAACACTGCGGCTATGGACTTTTCTACGAAGTGCAGCGCGACTCGCTAGCCGAGTGCGTCGCGCTCTTCGCGCCGCAGGACCAGACAGTGGCTTACTGGGGCTTCTCGCGCGAGACACTGATTGATTGGGCCCAGTCTCTTGGCGATCGATGTGTCGATCGCGTCGTACCTCTGGGCAAGGCGCTGCAGTTCTCGGACCGCTGGGACGGGCAGGACCTGCTGCAATCGTTCTCCCGGCTGGTGAGCATCGACTGA
- a CDS encoding flagellar protein FlaG: protein MSIPAITNGLAPPAASGGNRPAAETIPSSSTQAAAPTLTPQAVEATQAAAQSGSSRLQPEQVKQAVDALKEAFKSVAQDLQFSIDEDTGKTVVKIVDAVTKDVIRQIPGEEVLVIAKALGKLDKLHGVLVKQQA, encoded by the coding sequence ATGAGCATCCCGGCCATAACAAACGGTCTCGCACCGCCCGCCGCCAGCGGCGGCAACCGACCTGCCGCCGAGACCATTCCGAGTAGCAGCACCCAGGCTGCCGCTCCTACATTGACGCCACAGGCCGTCGAGGCCACCCAGGCTGCCGCTCAAAGCGGCTCTTCGCGCTTGCAGCCCGAACAGGTGAAGCAGGCCGTAGACGCATTGAAGGAAGCCTTCAAATCGGTGGCACAGGACTTGCAATTCTCCATCGATGAAGACACCGGCAAGACGGTGGTGAAAATCGTCGATGCCGTCACCAAGGACGTGATCCGCCAGATTCCGGGCGAAGAAGTCCTGGTCATCGCCAAGGCGCTGGGCAAACTGGACAAGTTGCACGGCGTGCTGGTGAAGCAACAGGCCTAG
- the fliS gene encoding flagellar export chaperone FliS, producing MFGLARNPNQAYASVGVETDVATASPVKLVIMLYDGAILALASARAAIEQGDIPTRGQKISKAIEIISDGLQSSLDHNAGGELADRLAALYDYMNSRLFYANANANTAAIDEVVALLTELKSAWEGINQP from the coding sequence ATGTTTGGACTCGCACGCAACCCGAACCAGGCTTACGCGAGCGTCGGCGTCGAAACCGACGTGGCCACGGCCAGCCCGGTCAAGCTCGTCATCATGCTCTACGACGGCGCGATTCTCGCGCTGGCCTCGGCGCGCGCCGCTATCGAGCAGGGCGACATTCCCACGCGCGGCCAGAAGATCTCGAAAGCCATCGAGATCATTTCCGACGGCCTCCAGTCCAGCCTGGATCACAACGCCGGCGGCGAGCTAGCCGACCGCCTGGCTGCGCTCTACGACTACATGAACTCGCGCCTCTTCTACGCCAACGCCAACGCCAACACGGCGGCGATCGACGAAGTCGTGGCCCTGCTGACCGAACTCAAGAGCGCCTGGGAAGGCATCAACCAACCCTGA